The Deltaproteobacteria bacterium genome includes a window with the following:
- a CDS encoding cobyrinate a,c-diamide synthase, which produces MTKALLVAGTGSGTGKTTVVLGLLAAARQAGMRVQSFKSGPDFIDPGLHELVTGEAAHTLDPWMMGPEAVAGVLSRTSEGTDLMVVEGAMGLFDGGPGSAAYLARLLGLPVFLVVDGRGMGASAAAVVLGFARYDEDLNLSGVFLNRLGGSKHERLVAEAVGGLDLCPNFRIFSLPRRDDLTIPSRHLGLMTRDEYRPGPGWVEGLAHWFSSAVDIQTLVDGLP; this is translated from the coding sequence ATGACCAAGGCCCTCTTGGTGGCCGGGACAGGCAGCGGCACGGGTAAGACCACCGTGGTCCTGGGCCTTTTGGCCGCGGCCCGGCAGGCCGGAATGCGCGTCCAATCCTTCAAGTCCGGCCCGGATTTCATCGATCCGGGGCTGCATGAACTCGTCACCGGGGAGGCGGCCCACACGCTGGATCCATGGATGATGGGGCCCGAGGCCGTAGCCGGAGTGTTGTCCCGAACGTCAGAAGGAACAGACCTCATGGTCGTGGAAGGGGCCATGGGTTTGTTTGACGGTGGGCCGGGCTCGGCCGCCTATCTGGCCCGGCTCCTCGGCCTGCCCGTTTTTCTGGTCGTGGATGGCCGGGGCATGGGGGCCTCGGCGGCGGCCGTGGTCCTCGGCTTTGCCCGCTACGACGAGGACCTGAACTTGTCCGGTGTTTTCCTGAACAGATTGGGCGGGTCCAAGCATGAACGTCTCGTTGCCGAGGCCGTTGGCGGCCTCGACCTGTGCCCAAATTTCCGAATCTTCAGTCTGCCCCGGCGCGACGACCTGACCATCCCGTCCCGGCATCTTGGCCTCATGACCCGGGATGAATATCGGCCCGGCCCCGGTTGGGTGGAGGGGTTGGCCCACTGGTTTTCCTCGGCCGTGGATATCCAAACCCTTGTGGACGGTCTGCCCG